The Lonsdalea populi genome window below encodes:
- a CDS encoding DUF2158 domain-containing protein, translating into MFKEGDVIQSKTGGPRMVIHKIEDDKLWCVRVDDALKKEILVAADAVKHYREEGPFGVC; encoded by the coding sequence ATGTTTAAAGAAGGTGATGTTATCCAGAGCAAAACCGGGGGGCCCAGGATGGTTATCCACAAAATCGAAGATGACAAACTTTGGTGCGTCCGGGTGGATGACGCATTAAAAAAAGAGATCCTCGTTGCGGCCGATGCCGTTAAGCACTATCGGGAAGAAGGTCCCTTCGGTGTTTGCTGA
- the proQ gene encoding RNA chaperone ProQ, with protein MENQPKLKSSKEVIAYLAEHFPLCFSLEGEARPLKIGIFQDLVTRVPESDNISKTQLRSALRLYTSSWRYLYGIKLGAQRVDLDGSSCGELEEQHVEHARKQLEEAKARVQARRTEQQAKKRAERGDVAEPVRKRPSAGKNAPRRDNAASTARKTRQASSRTAQTSLSDQSHQPRQAVTDISSLHIGQEIKVRAGKSAMDATVLEVAKDGVRVQLASGMAMIVRAEHLQF; from the coding sequence ATGGAAAATCAACCTAAGTTGAAGAGTAGTAAAGAAGTCATCGCTTATCTGGCAGAGCATTTCCCGCTCTGTTTCTCTCTCGAAGGCGAAGCTCGGCCGTTAAAAATCGGTATTTTTCAGGATCTGGTCACCCGCGTGCCCGAGTCCGACAACATCAGTAAAACGCAGTTGCGTTCAGCATTGAGGCTTTATACCTCTAGCTGGCGTTATCTGTATGGCATCAAGCTGGGAGCCCAGCGTGTCGATCTGGACGGTTCGTCTTGCGGAGAACTGGAAGAGCAGCACGTAGAACATGCGCGCAAACAGTTGGAAGAAGCGAAAGCCCGTGTACAGGCACGTCGTACCGAACAGCAGGCGAAAAAACGGGCCGAACGGGGGGATGTCGCCGAACCCGTGCGTAAGCGTCCTTCCGCCGGTAAAAATGCGCCCCGCCGCGACAACGCCGCTTCCACCGCACGTAAGACACGCCAGGCTTCTTCCCGTACAGCGCAGACTTCTTTATCGGATCAATCGCACCAGCCTCGACAGGCTGTGACGGATATTTCCAGCCTGCATATCGGCCAGGAAATCAAAGTCAGAGCGGGCAAAAGTGCCATGGATGCCACTGTGCTTGAAGTCGCCAAAGATGGAGTCAGAGTTCAGTTGGCTTCAGGAATGGCGATGATCGTACGCGCAGAACACTTGCAGTTCTGA
- a CDS encoding transcriptional regulator has protein sequence MKDLDHRLISRLAELNINGFSKADMARAANVSKQAVTGWFRTGTISKASALAVADASGVSVAWLFGKKVDEGSGLKEREMRMLKLFRQLPEPEQDHMIDLFQVRLTKIDEYVESICVKE, from the coding sequence ATGAAAGATCTAGACCATCGTCTTATTTCCAGACTCGCTGAACTCAATATCAACGGTTTTTCCAAAGCCGATATGGCCAGAGCCGCAAACGTTAGCAAGCAAGCGGTTACCGGATGGTTTAGAACGGGAACGATAAGCAAAGCCTCCGCACTCGCCGTAGCGGATGCTAGCGGTGTTTCTGTCGCCTGGCTGTTTGGTAAAAAAGTAGACGAAGGCTCTGGACTGAAAGAACGTGAAATGCGAATGCTTAAATTATTTCGTCAACTTCCTGAGCCAGAACAAGATCACATGATCGACTTATTCCAAGTCCGACTTACGAAAATTGACGAATATGTAGAAAGTATTTGCGTGAAAGAGTGA
- a CDS encoding MFS transporter produces MTGSTPLDVRQLINERPLGAYQKLIIILSFCIIALDGMDIAIMGFIGPSLKAAWGIGNAELAIVISAALVGLALGAMISGPLADWRGRKVVIISSVFLFGLWTLLAAFSQNVQHLVIFRFLTGLGLGAAMPNVGTLVAEYAPEKKRSFIITIVFCGFSVGAAAGGFAASWLIPKWGWHTVLIMGGILPLLLLPFLVVKLPESVRFLVTKRANSERIHRIVDKIAPGVSQLGTRFAMPAENKKALFAMRLVLSKEYRFGSFMLWGGYFLGLFMVYLLGSWLPTVIKEAGMTVTQATVITALYQFGGAFGSLFAGWLMDRINPHLALGVIYAVGGVATALIGLSESYFVLLALLASFSGFCLNGANTGMNALSARFYPTIARATGSGWMHGVGRMGAIISAFAGAQVLGMEWSFGVMFAVLALPAFLTALMILAKGQFVCRHRSVAFIH; encoded by the coding sequence GTGACAGGTTCCACCCCCTTAGACGTTCGCCAGCTCATTAACGAACGCCCCCTCGGCGCCTATCAAAAGCTGATTATCATCCTTTCATTCTGCATTATTGCATTGGACGGTATGGATATCGCCATCATGGGCTTTATCGGTCCTTCGCTCAAAGCAGCGTGGGGAATTGGCAACGCTGAGCTGGCAATTGTCATCAGCGCGGCATTGGTGGGGCTGGCTCTGGGGGCCATGATTTCTGGACCTCTGGCCGACTGGCGTGGACGCAAAGTGGTCATCATCAGCAGCGTATTCCTATTCGGCTTATGGACGCTGTTAGCAGCGTTCTCCCAAAATGTACAGCACCTGGTAATTTTCCGCTTCCTGACCGGGCTGGGGCTGGGGGCCGCTATGCCCAACGTAGGAACGCTGGTTGCGGAATATGCGCCGGAAAAAAAACGCTCGTTTATCATCACCATCGTGTTTTGCGGCTTTAGCGTGGGCGCGGCGGCGGGTGGGTTTGCCGCTTCCTGGCTGATCCCAAAGTGGGGCTGGCATACGGTTCTTATCATGGGAGGCATTTTGCCGCTGCTGCTGCTGCCGTTTTTGGTGGTCAAACTGCCTGAGTCCGTCAGATTTCTGGTGACCAAACGCGCGAATTCTGAACGCATTCACCGCATCGTCGACAAAATTGCGCCGGGTGTTAGCCAACTCGGCACTCGGTTCGCTATGCCTGCTGAAAACAAAAAAGCGTTGTTCGCCATGCGGTTAGTGCTGTCTAAAGAGTACCGTTTTGGCAGTTTCATGCTGTGGGGCGGCTATTTCCTCGGGTTGTTTATGGTGTACTTGTTAGGCAGTTGGCTACCTACTGTGATCAAAGAGGCGGGGATGACGGTCACTCAGGCGACGGTCATCACCGCTTTGTATCAGTTCGGCGGCGCTTTCGGCTCGCTGTTCGCCGGTTGGCTAATGGATCGTATCAATCCGCATCTGGCCCTTGGCGTTATCTATGCGGTGGGCGGTGTGGCGACGGCGCTGATCGGGCTGTCGGAATCCTATTTTGTTTTACTGGCTTTGCTGGCATCGTTCAGTGGTTTTTGCCTTAACGGCGCGAATACCGGCATGAATGCGCTTTCCGCACGTTTCTATCCGACGATCGCGCGTGCGACTGGTTCGGGATGGATGCACGGCGTTGGGCGGATGGGCGCCATCATAAGCGCATTTGCCGGTGCACAGGTGCTGGGCATGGAATGGAGCTTCGGTGTGATGTTTGCTGTTCTGGCACTACCGGCTTTTCTGACGGCCTTGATGATTTTGGCGAAAGGTCAGTTTGTCTGTCGTCATCGTTCCGTCGCTTTCATTCATTGA
- a CDS encoding phage holin family protein, translating into MSETDKSIMSLFLIGLLIAVGKILISGKPISLGQFTGRLLLGGFVSMIAGVALIQFPTLSSIAIDGIGAALGIAGYQTIELFLQRRARDQGDKDTGSDKNNNNRTE; encoded by the coding sequence ATGAGTGAAACAGATAAAAGTATTATGTCGCTATTCCTTATCGGCCTGCTGATTGCCGTAGGCAAAATTCTAATCAGTGGCAAACCCATTAGCCTAGGGCAATTTACCGGTCGATTATTACTGGGAGGTTTTGTGTCGATGATTGCCGGTGTCGCGTTGATACAATTCCCGACGCTGTCCTCCATAGCCATTGATGGCATTGGCGCAGCACTGGGGATTGCGGGTTATCAGACGATAGAGCTGTTTCTTCAGCGTCGCGCCCGCGACCAAGGGGATAAGGATACAGGTAGCGACAAAAATAATAATAACCGGACGGAATAG
- a CDS encoding YebY family protein — translation MKNLIWLLLTAAFCASAHAAAGIANISKLQYGDNWAFTREEVQLICRPGNALYVINPGTLMQYPLNDVARTQVRQGKVNAQSLDIILLDDPRQPGQKKSLQPFVSRAQQLCK, via the coding sequence ATGAAAAATTTAATTTGGCTCCTGTTAACGGCCGCTTTTTGCGCTTCAGCGCACGCGGCGGCGGGGATCGCGAACATCAGCAAACTGCAATATGGCGATAACTGGGCATTTACTCGTGAAGAAGTGCAGTTGATCTGCCGCCCCGGTAACGCGCTCTATGTCATCAATCCCGGCACATTGATGCAATATCCGCTAAACGATGTCGCGCGGACACAGGTTCGACAGGGTAAGGTTAACGCTCAGTCGCTGGATATCATCCTGCTGGACGATCCCCGCCAACCCGGGCAGAAAAAAAGTTTGCAACCGTTTGTGAGCCGTGCGCAACAGCTGTGCAAGTGA
- the guaD gene encoding guanine deaminase, giving the protein MIDAVETQAYRASLLYFTADPRHHPEEATHFIDDGLLIVRNGKVLKAMNYADVAADELVPMAVRDYRGQLIMPGFIDTHVHFPQVEMIASYGEQLLEWLNTYTFPTEQKYADADYAHQMSHVFIRELLRHGTTSAMVFATMHPQSVDALFSAAADKAMRLITGKVMMDRHAPAALCDDAQQSYQDSRALIRKWHHHGRLLYAVTPRFAPTSTPEQLRLAGELLREFPDVYMQTHLSENKQEIAWVKSLFPEHRHYLDVYHHHGLTGPRCLFAHALHLEKDEVDTLSSSRSSVAFCPSSNLFLGSGLFPLHSLKAAGIRVGMGTDVGAGTSLSLLQTLNEGYKVQQLLGERLSAREGLYQATLGGAEALSLDDKLGNFLPGKEADFVVLDWANTPLQQLRQDRATTLDEKLFALMMQGDDRNVAKTYVNGACVHTREESA; this is encoded by the coding sequence ATGATTGATGCCGTTGAAACTCAGGCGTACCGCGCCAGCCTGCTTTATTTCACCGCCGACCCACGGCACCACCCAGAAGAAGCCACCCACTTTATTGACGATGGTTTGTTGATTGTCCGGAATGGTAAGGTGCTAAAGGCGATGAATTATGCAGACGTCGCCGCCGACGAATTGGTCCCTATGGCGGTAAGGGATTATCGGGGTCAGTTGATCATGCCCGGCTTCATCGATACTCACGTCCATTTTCCCCAGGTCGAAATGATCGCCTCCTACGGTGAACAACTGCTGGAATGGCTGAATACCTATACGTTCCCGACCGAGCAAAAATATGCGGATGCCGACTATGCCCACCAAATGTCCCACGTGTTTATCCGTGAACTCCTGCGACACGGCACCACCAGCGCGATGGTTTTTGCGACGATGCATCCCCAGTCCGTCGACGCGCTATTTAGCGCGGCGGCAGATAAAGCGATGAGGCTGATTACCGGAAAAGTGATGATGGATCGTCACGCGCCTGCCGCGCTGTGCGATGACGCGCAACAAAGCTATCAGGACAGCCGAGCCCTGATTCGAAAATGGCATCATCATGGGCGGCTGCTGTATGCGGTAACGCCACGTTTTGCGCCGACTTCAACGCCGGAACAATTAAGACTGGCGGGTGAACTGCTGCGCGAGTTTCCGGACGTTTATATGCAAACGCATCTTAGTGAGAACAAGCAGGAAATCGCCTGGGTCAAATCCTTATTTCCCGAGCATCGCCACTATCTGGATGTCTATCACCATCACGGTCTGACCGGCCCTCGTTGTCTGTTCGCACACGCCCTTCATCTCGAAAAAGACGAAGTTGACACCTTGTCTAGCAGTCGCTCCTCCGTCGCCTTCTGCCCAAGTTCCAACCTGTTTCTGGGCAGCGGATTGTTTCCATTACACTCGCTGAAAGCAGCCGGAATCCGCGTGGGTATGGGAACGGATGTCGGAGCAGGCACCAGTTTATCGCTGCTGCAAACGCTGAACGAGGGTTACAAGGTGCAACAGTTGCTGGGCGAGAGACTGTCCGCCCGAGAAGGTTTGTACCAGGCGACGTTAGGAGGCGCGGAGGCGCTGTCATTGGATGACAAGCTGGGAAACTTCCTGCCGGGCAAAGAAGCGGATTTCGTCGTACTCGACTGGGCGAACACGCCATTGCAGCAACTACGCCAGGATCGGGCGACCACGCTGGATGAGAAACTGTTTGCCTTAATGATGCAAGGCGATGACCGCAATGTGGCCAAAACTTACGTTAACGGCGCCTGCGTCCACACACGCGAAGAGTCGGCATGA
- the rsmF gene encoding 16S rRNA (cytosine(1407)-C(5))-methyltransferase RsmF yields the protein MAKHIPATLSAEFIDATQRIMPGHLSMDDFVAACQRPLRRSIRVNTLKISVTDFCAFASAHGWKLEPIPWCDTGFWISNADEEVVRLGNTLEHLAGLFYIQEASSMLPVSALFSNGSQPQRVLDVAAAPGSKTTQIAALMNNEGGIVANEYAASRVKVLHANLHRCGVSNTALTHFDGRVFGGALPESFDAVLLDAPCSGEGVVRKDPAAMSHWSLESIASIAATQRELIVSAFHALKPGGALIYSTCTLNHQENQDVCHWLLAQFPDACEIESLGKLFHTAHKAATEDGFLHVFPQIFDSEGFFVARLRKTASIASLPHPGFKTGKFPFSPLHGKVAQSLIAAARQQGIEWSEDQLQLWQRDDEIWLFPNALTPLLGKVRFSRVGIKLAERFAKGYRWQHEAIVALGNKIASAAFELNAAEAQAWFQGKDVYPEAMPDVSEALLIWRNAPLGIAKRIGSRFKNTLPRELVRDGASAVPYGD from the coding sequence GTGGCCAAACACATACCAGCAACGCTCTCAGCCGAATTTATCGATGCGACTCAGCGCATCATGCCAGGCCATCTGTCCATGGATGACTTCGTTGCGGCCTGCCAACGACCTCTGCGGCGCAGTATCCGGGTTAATACCCTCAAAATTAGCGTAACGGACTTCTGCGCATTTGCCTCCGCTCACGGGTGGAAGCTGGAACCCATTCCCTGGTGTGATACAGGATTTTGGATTTCGAATGCGGACGAAGAAGTCGTGCGGCTCGGCAATACGCTTGAACACCTCGCTGGATTGTTTTATATCCAGGAGGCCAGCTCGATGCTGCCCGTCAGCGCCCTGTTCTCTAACGGTTCTCAGCCGCAACGCGTGCTGGATGTGGCAGCAGCTCCCGGGTCCAAAACGACGCAAATCGCCGCATTGATGAATAATGAGGGCGGCATCGTCGCTAACGAGTACGCGGCCAGCCGGGTCAAAGTGTTGCATGCCAATTTGCACCGATGCGGCGTCAGTAATACCGCTCTGACGCATTTCGACGGACGCGTATTCGGCGGCGCGTTGCCGGAAAGCTTTGACGCAGTACTGCTGGATGCCCCCTGCTCGGGCGAAGGCGTGGTCAGAAAAGATCCCGCGGCGATGAGTCATTGGTCGCTGGAAAGCATCGCGAGCATCGCTGCAACCCAGCGCGAGCTGATCGTGAGCGCGTTCCATGCGTTAAAGCCCGGAGGAGCGCTGATTTACTCCACCTGCACACTCAACCACCAGGAAAACCAAGATGTTTGCCACTGGCTATTGGCACAATTCCCGGACGCTTGTGAGATTGAATCTTTAGGCAAGCTGTTCCATACGGCACATAAGGCTGCGACAGAGGACGGTTTTTTGCACGTATTCCCTCAGATTTTTGATAGCGAAGGGTTCTTCGTCGCACGCCTGAGAAAAACCGCCAGCATAGCTTCCTTGCCGCATCCCGGCTTCAAAACGGGCAAATTCCCGTTTAGTCCGCTGCATGGCAAAGTGGCGCAATCGTTGATTGCCGCAGCTCGCCAGCAGGGAATAGAGTGGAGTGAAGACCAGCTTCAACTGTGGCAACGCGATGATGAAATCTGGCTATTCCCTAACGCGTTAACGCCATTGCTCGGAAAAGTCCGCTTTTCAAGAGTGGGTATCAAGCTAGCCGAGCGCTTCGCCAAAGGCTATCGCTGGCAGCATGAAGCCATTGTCGCGTTAGGAAATAAGATCGCCTCGGCAGCATTTGAACTGAATGCCGCAGAGGCCCAAGCCTGGTTTCAGGGAAAGGATGTGTATCCCGAAGCAATGCCCGATGTCAGTGAAGCTCTGCTGATTTGGCGCAATGCGCCTTTAGGGATAGCTAAACGGATAGGTAGCCGATTTAAAAATACGCTACCCCGCGAGTTGGTCCGCGATGGCGCCAGCGCCGTGCCTTATGGCGACTAA
- a CDS encoding YdfD/YebW family protein encodes MFALVIFVCYLGGSCEDLVAGVYETETQCLKTMSEQRIRNGGCYPIEDFIDGFWHPAKEYRDM; translated from the coding sequence ATGTTCGCATTGGTGATTTTTGTCTGCTATTTGGGCGGGAGTTGTGAAGACCTGGTTGCGGGCGTTTATGAGACAGAAACACAATGTCTGAAAACCATGAGTGAGCAACGTATTCGAAATGGTGGATGCTATCCCATTGAAGATTTTATCGACGGGTTCTGGCACCCGGCAAAAGAGTATCGAGATATGTAA
- a CDS encoding helix-turn-helix domain-containing protein — MLGRILSSYGVKTQKELSEATGIPANTISNWVQRGSIPGNIILKCALDNGVDAGWLVTGEFIDTPEMLHQDVNLKGKALYDQILASGGRAVLRRMLDAYGFSTQKELGELLDIAPGTISTWIRRDFFPGDVVVACALDTGVSLEWLAIGKGSPHHIGHHDANDTGDTVLVPRKTLKAGKLQESCDWKADNAFLPAGVHSPLLVEGTTASWLVDTGVSCLGNGRWLLDIDGRNDIYDVSLLPGKKISVTGNAAQFQCGADEVSPVGLVLLTITRNA; from the coding sequence ATGCTGGGGCGAATCCTGTCAAGCTATGGGGTAAAAACACAAAAGGAATTGAGCGAAGCAACAGGCATTCCGGCAAATACCATTAGCAATTGGGTTCAGCGAGGCAGTATCCCCGGCAATATTATCCTCAAATGCGCGCTTGATAATGGCGTCGATGCGGGGTGGTTGGTGACCGGCGAATTTATCGATACGCCTGAGATGCTGCATCAAGACGTGAACCTTAAGGGCAAAGCGCTCTATGATCAGATTTTGGCTTCAGGCGGCCGAGCGGTGTTACGGCGTATGCTTGATGCCTATGGCTTTAGCACGCAAAAAGAGCTCGGTGAGCTGCTGGATATTGCGCCAGGCACTATCAGCACCTGGATCCGTCGTGATTTCTTTCCGGGTGACGTTGTGGTGGCGTGCGCGCTGGATACTGGGGTATCGCTGGAGTGGTTGGCGATAGGTAAAGGATCTCCCCACCATATAGGACATCACGATGCAAACGACACGGGAGATACCGTTCTGGTGCCGCGGAAGACGCTCAAGGCCGGTAAATTGCAGGAGTCATGTGACTGGAAAGCGGATAACGCATTCTTACCTGCTGGCGTGCATTCACCTCTCCTCGTGGAAGGGACTACGGCGTCATGGCTGGTGGACACCGGCGTGTCCTGCCTGGGGAACGGACGCTGGCTGCTAGACATAGACGGCAGAAACGACATCTATGACGTTTCTCTGCTGCCGGGGAAGAAGATCTCCGTTACCGGCAACGCTGCTCAGTTTCAGTGCGGCGCGGATGAAGTTTCGCCAGTAGGGCTGGTACTGCTCACGATCACCCGTAATGCTTGA
- a CDS encoding PAAR domain-containing protein produces the protein MPEAARLNDIGSGHACFPATKPIYVYLKSTARDEPGTVTGQREILTGEGKWLEAASSGLGALIPTQIADKLNGKTFTHFDQFRKAFWLAIANDPELSSQFNILNIERMKQGQGRAKEYTFYKKDGYCIRARKKQSIKKDRIRLLYSV, from the coding sequence ATGCCGGAAGCCGCCCGTCTAAACGACATTGGCAGTGGTCACGCGTGTTTTCCTGCAACTAAACCGATCTATGTTTACCTAAAGTCGACAGCAAGAGATGAACCGGGCACCGTGACGGGACAAAGAGAAATACTGACCGGGGAAGGAAAGTGGCTGGAAGCCGCCAGCTCAGGGCTAGGAGCGCTAATACCCACTCAGATTGCCGATAAGCTGAATGGCAAAACATTTACCCACTTCGACCAATTCCGTAAAGCGTTTTGGCTAGCAATTGCCAATGATCCTGAATTATCTAGTCAGTTCAATATATTAAATATCGAACGAATGAAGCAGGGTCAGGGGAGGGCTAAAGAATATACCTTTTATAAAAAAGACGGATATTGTATTCGGGCTAGAAAAAAACAATCAATAAAAAAAGACCGAATACGACTCCTGTATTCGGTCTAG
- a CDS encoding sensor domain-containing diguanylate cyclase, with the protein MMNILDTRPVEELERITRITQSFFEVDSVVISLIDTDRQWSLSRRNFPYSETPLSISFCVHAVASNAPLIVPDARKDTRFSANPLVTGKQQVRFHASYPLRSFYGIPLGALCLYHSQPVKFTSKKLEHLSDMAYVVQTYLQRVEMQAEAESTRDMLHRADYVNRQIFSQAAIGLVLMTPDKKPIRVNHTICKMLGYTEEGLLQTTMESVTYPGDLALTKERYDNLLKKGNRNTTFQKRYYRMDGSLMWAMVSVALLYNPDGSQHGLLLAITDISNQKASETALLTLSKELEQRVEQRTEELQRSHQFIQDITDHIPAMISCISPENIFTFANHHLKVLLGSQGNEPINSHLSTVLRAKERQLFMPLLDKVRKTRHPVHIEHTVDLPPGVHTTYHTQMVPAEPPAQGVYVFSTDITDLTSLRDQLKFEANHDHLTGLPNRRAVISYLNQLAMKPRQSGLALLFFDLDNFKHYNDHYGHEFGDRVIKTFAHILGQNTRPNDLIGRLSGDEFVMVLHERKDMAGEVEEICRTLKERIEKPTRIHSHDIVLTASVGIALLGKYDRLDVNHFIHEADTAMYQAKRQSTHSSRDPKREIEGDNK; encoded by the coding sequence ATGATGAATATCCTGGATACGCGACCGGTCGAAGAATTGGAACGTATCACCCGCATTACCCAGTCCTTCTTCGAGGTTGACAGCGTGGTGATCTCGTTAATTGACACCGACCGCCAATGGTCGCTATCACGGCGAAATTTCCCCTACTCGGAAACACCGTTGTCGATCTCGTTTTGCGTCCACGCGGTGGCTTCCAACGCGCCGCTTATCGTTCCCGACGCGCGTAAAGATACCAGATTCAGCGCTAATCCGTTGGTGACGGGCAAGCAACAGGTCCGATTCCATGCTAGTTATCCACTACGCTCGTTCTACGGTATTCCTCTGGGGGCTCTTTGCCTTTATCACAGTCAGCCGGTTAAATTCACCAGTAAAAAACTCGAACACCTGAGCGATATGGCTTATGTGGTGCAAACCTATCTGCAGAGAGTTGAGATGCAGGCCGAAGCCGAAAGCACGCGGGATATGCTTCACCGGGCGGACTACGTCAACCGTCAGATTTTTTCTCAGGCAGCCATTGGCCTTGTGCTGATGACGCCGGATAAAAAACCGATCAGAGTCAACCATACGATCTGCAAAATGCTGGGGTATACCGAGGAAGGGCTGTTGCAGACCACGATGGAAAGTGTGACGTACCCGGGCGATCTCGCGCTGACCAAAGAGCGTTACGATAACCTTCTAAAAAAGGGCAATCGCAATACGACGTTTCAGAAGCGCTATTACCGGATGGACGGCTCGTTGATGTGGGCGATGGTTTCGGTGGCTCTTCTGTACAACCCCGATGGCAGTCAGCATGGCCTGCTGCTGGCGATAACCGACATCAGCAATCAGAAAGCCTCAGAAACCGCGCTACTTACGCTAAGTAAGGAGTTGGAGCAACGCGTAGAGCAACGCACGGAAGAGCTGCAGCGCAGCCATCAGTTTATTCAGGATATTACCGATCATATTCCCGCGATGATCTCCTGCATCAGCCCGGAAAATATCTTCACCTTCGCGAATCATCACCTTAAAGTGCTGCTGGGAAGTCAAGGGAATGAGCCCATTAACTCGCATCTCAGCACAGTTTTGCGTGCAAAGGAGCGCCAACTGTTCATGCCGTTATTGGATAAGGTGCGCAAAACCCGGCACCCGGTACATATTGAACATACCGTCGACTTGCCTCCCGGAGTCCATACCACCTATCATACGCAGATGGTCCCGGCAGAACCGCCGGCACAAGGCGTCTACGTCTTTTCCACCGATATAACCGATCTGACGTCTCTTCGCGATCAGCTTAAATTTGAAGCCAATCACGATCATCTCACCGGATTGCCCAACCGCCGCGCCGTTATCTCCTACCTTAACCAGCTTGCGATGAAGCCTCGGCAGAGCGGTCTGGCGTTGCTGTTCTTCGATCTGGATAACTTCAAACACTACAACGACCATTACGGACACGAATTTGGCGATCGGGTAATCAAAACTTTTGCACACATCTTAGGCCAAAATACTCGACCCAACGATCTTATCGGACGGTTGTCGGGAGATGAGTTCGTCATGGTGCTGCATGAACGCAAAGACATGGCGGGTGAAGTAGAGGAGATCTGCCGCACGCTGAAAGAACGCATTGAAAAGCCCACTCGCATTCACAGCCATGACATCGTTCTTACCGCCAGCGTGGGTATTGCTCTCTTAGGTAAATATGATCGTCTGGATGTTAATCACTTCATTCACGAAGCAGACACGGCGATGTATCAGGCTAAACGTCAGAGCACTCATTCCTCACGCGATCCCAAACGCGAGATTGAAGGTGACAATAAGTAA
- a CDS encoding GAF domain-containing protein translates to MKKQEFYEELVRDLSSLIAGENRFITILANSSALLFERLEHVNWAGFYLLERDTLFLGPFQGRVACVRIPAGKGVCGRAMTEKQVQRVGDVHSFPGHIACDAASNAEIVLPLVVNGQLIGVLDIDSPEYQRFDADDEAGLRAVVSTLNTQLANSDVLSFINSLS, encoded by the coding sequence ATGAAAAAACAAGAATTTTACGAAGAGTTGGTGAGGGATTTGTCGTCACTGATCGCGGGTGAAAACCGTTTTATTACTATACTGGCAAACAGCAGCGCCTTGCTGTTCGAACGCCTCGAACACGTAAACTGGGCCGGTTTTTACCTGCTTGAGCGGGACACGTTGTTCCTTGGCCCGTTTCAGGGGCGCGTCGCTTGCGTTCGCATTCCAGCGGGTAAAGGCGTGTGTGGTCGGGCGATGACGGAAAAACAGGTACAGCGGGTGGGGGACGTTCACTCATTTCCCGGCCATATCGCCTGTGATGCGGCAAGCAATGCAGAAATCGTATTGCCGCTGGTGGTCAATGGACAACTCATTGGCGTACTGGACATTGATAGCCCGGAATATCAGCGGTTTGATGCCGATGATGAAGCTGGGTTAAGGGCCGTTGTCTCAACGCTGAATACTCAACTGGCGAACAGTGATGTACTTAGTTTCATCAATTCTCTCAGTTGA
- a CDS encoding ogr/Delta-like zinc finger family protein, whose amino-acid sequence MMHCPLCHHAAHARSSRYLSDGAKERYHQCTNVNCGHTFVTLEAVTRSIMVPGKVDPVEAPAGNPPPPP is encoded by the coding sequence ATGATGCATTGCCCTTTATGCCACCATGCCGCCCATGCGCGTTCCAGCCGATATCTGTCGGATGGCGCCAAGGAGCGCTACCACCAATGTACCAACGTCAATTGCGGGCATACATTCGTTACACTGGAAGCCGTCACCCGTTCGATCATGGTGCCAGGCAAAGTCGACCCCGTAGAGGCCCCCGCCGGTAACCCGCCTCCGCCGCCCTAA